CATCGATCTGCTCATCTGCATTCCCACCAGGCGAGCGACCAGGATGGCCAGGTAGAACTGGCCAGTGACGCCTTCGGCGATCGCCGCGTAGCGCGCCTTCATCGTCAGCGGAGAGATATCGCCGTAGCCGATCGTGGTCAGGGTTACCAGGCTGAAGTAAACGAGGACCAGGACGACGGACTCCTGCTTCTCTGTCGGCACGTTCGCGGTCACCACGTCAGTACCGGGAAAACTGAAGGCATGAGGTTCGATCTGATAGGTCAGCGTGTAGAGAAACGCCCAAGTAAGTCCGATCAACAGATATACCGAAATCGACATGCAGATGGTTTCGCTCGTGACCTCCCGCTGCCGCAGGACCGCGCGCAATTCATGCCAGGTGATGAAGGCAAAAAACAGCAGCCATGAAACCGAGCCGATGATTCCAAGCTTATGATTCGAGGAAAAGAACATTGCGAGGCGCTCGGCCGTCGCCGCCGCGGCCAGGATCCATCCTATGATGTTGCGCCGCCTGCGCTCGGCCACCAGTTTGCGCTCCTCGCCGACCAGCTCGTCGACCTGGATGGTGTAGAGCCCGAGAACCAGCAGGGCCAGGATCATCAGGCTGAATATGATGAGCGTCGCCCTGTTGTTGCCGATCAGCGGCCGGGTCGCGAAGGCCGCGATGATAGCCGCGAGCAGCGCACTGTGCCTGTGCGGCATAAAGTGGCGGCGGATGGCTCCGCGCAATCGGTCGAGGGCGCTCTCCTCTGACATCTTCGTTCCTGCTCTTGCCGCTACGATCGCGCTTCGGCCTCGGCGCGG
This genomic stretch from Candidatus Binataceae bacterium harbors:
- a CDS encoding potassium channel family protein, with amino-acid sequence MSEESALDRLRGAIRRHFMPHRHSALLAAIIAAFATRPLIGNNRATLIIFSLMILALLVLGLYTIQVDELVGEERKLVAERRRRNIIGWILAAAATAERLAMFFSSNHKLGIIGSVSWLLFFAFITWHELRAVLRQREVTSETICMSISVYLLIGLTWAFLYTLTYQIEPHAFSFPGTDVVTANVPTEKQESVVLVLVYFSLVTLTTIGYGDISPLTMKARYAAIAEGVTGQFYLAILVARLVGMQMSRSMSQQTGTPPQRSGQDSAPGPDAANPPEESG